Within the Methanofastidiosum sp. genome, the region ATCCAAGAAATATGAAATACATCCTAAAAGCCTTTAGGGATGGATATCTGTTTAAAATGGGTAAAACCATGCCTCCCGGTGAATTTTAATGTTCAGATGATCTTAATGATATGAAATCGTGAGATATGCAATCTAATGCCATATATTGGTGTAAAGAGCACTAAGTTGCTGCAGGAATCAATATCAAGAACTGGGGATTTGAGGAATCCTTATCTGCTGATCTAAGAGTTTATATTTCCTTAGCTGGACGTTTATGTGTATCCTCCTGGCGTACTGGCTGAAGTACATTGCCAGGACATTCTTCATGATACTAGATGTTGCTATGAGGTGGTATTTGTCATCATCAAACCGTAAATGTACCATGAACGCCCCTGTCTTAGTATAGCACATGGCCTTTAGGGCATAAGACCGTGGTTAACATACTTCTGTGACCTAACAGGATGAATACCTGTGCTATTACAATATACTTTAATCTAAAAATGCCACAGGCTCTTAAAATTTTAACAAAAATAAGCTAACTTTTGATCATGAAAAAACTTTTGCCATTTTTCAGCGACTTTTCTGGGACTTCTAGTTTCTATAATGTATTTTTTTAAGGTTTTTCACACTCTTCATGGATATATGGAGGGTTTCCGCCGTTTTTACAAGTTTTTGAACAATTTATTCCTCGTTTTTTTCTATTATGCCGTGTACTCCATCATTTAATTCCTCGAATTCTCCTTTGGACTTTGCTATAGGAATTGAAAGGTAAACTGCCTCCATTACAGCGTATCCAAGTTCACTCATTTCATATCCAAGTAGCATCATATTTTGCTGATTTAAGATAGCATGAAAAGTCGTCTCGATAGCCCATCTTCTTCTACGAAAGCAAGAAGTTGAGTTAATTTATTTAACAAAACACGCCAATCGCTCTAAGGCAATGCAACTATGTTGCATTAAATTATCATGTTCTTTTAAAAATGAATAGAGCGGATCTATACACAACCAGCGTTAAGAATGCTAATTTTCCATTTCTCCTTCAAAATATTTCACCTCTCCTTTACATAAACATATTATATTAGTTTATATATTTTGATACAGAAACATCAAGCAAGAATTATTTATTAGTGATTGATATGAGAACATATGTAAATTACACTGGATATACACAAATTGTCGCGCTTAAAAAACTTGATTTTATTATAAATTCCATTAGAGAATTTTTTGAGGATTATGAGAGATCTGAAATTAAAGGCTTGGACGTGGGTTGTGGCAAAGGAGATGTGACCATCCCTCTCTCGTATCTTGGATATAAGATGGTTGGAATTGACATATCCCCTGATAATATCAAAGTGGCAAACTCTAAGCGTGTCAAAGATTATAATCCCCAATTTTTTGTTGTAGATGCTGAGAAAATGACCTTAAAGGAAAAATTTGATTTTGTGATCTGTTCTGAAGTCTTAGAACATCTAAAAGATCCGCAAAGAGCTTTAAGTTCTATTCATAGTGTGTTAAAAAAGAATGGACTTTTGATTGTAACAGTCCCAAATGGTTTGGGACCATATTCCCTAATTTTTGACCATTTTAGAAATAAAGTTATTTCCAAAATTTTTTCAATAAAAGCATCGGATCACATTCAAACATTCACATTATCAGATATTTCTCATTTACTCGAACTGTGCGGATTCAAAATCCTTGAAATTCAACATTCAGATTTTATCTCTTTTTTATTATTTGGCCGATTCGACCCACTTCAAAAATTTGATTGTAAACTTGCAGATAAACTACCCTCAATATTAGTAAGTGGATGGTATTTCAAGTGCAGAAAAATCTAAGGGATCTTATAGAGATTCTATTACTTTTTTGAGATCCTGTTTCATTTTCTCCATACTAAATTCTTTTTCAGCCATTTTCCTAGAATTTTCACCCATCTCTAGGAGTTCTCTTTTTGGAAGTGACTTGAATTTCCTTATACCCATAAGAAGATTTTTAGGACTATTATCATCAACAACAATCCCACAATTATATTTTCTTACTAAACCTGCAGCGTCACCAACATTTGTTGTTAAGATCGGCTTACCCATAGCAGCATATTCAGCAAATTTAGTTGGGGCCGCCACTTCTGTTGCCTTGTGATAAGGCCTTGGTAACACCAGGACATCACAGACCCCATAATAGAATTTAACTTCTTCACGTGGCACTCTTGGTAAAAATAAAGAGTTATATGTTCTTTTTTCATTTTTTGAAAAACCCGCAAATAAGAAGAAAATATCATTGTCTTCCATAATTTTACTCGCTTTAATAAGGTTATCCAAACCCTGCCATCTTTCACCAGAACCAATGTATCCAAAGGTTAATTTATCTGTCAAACCAAGATTCATTTTTGTTTCGTTTATTTCATCCTTCTCCAATGGCTTGAAAAAATCTAGATCAGTTGCGTTAGTGACATAATATAACTTTTCTTCTGGGATACCCCGTTCTTTTAGATCTTTAATCATTGAAGTGGAAACAC harbors:
- a CDS encoding class I SAM-dependent methyltransferase; amino-acid sequence: MRTYVNYTGYTQIVALKKLDFIINSIREFFEDYERSEIKGLDVGCGKGDVTIPLSYLGYKMVGIDISPDNIKVANSKRVKDYNPQFFVVDAEKMTLKEKFDFVICSEVLEHLKDPQRALSSIHSVLKKNGLLIVTVPNGLGPYSLIFDHFRNKVISKIFSIKASDHIQTFTLSDISHLLELCGFKILEIQHSDFISFLLFGRFDPLQKFDCKLADKLPSILVSGWYFKCRKI
- a CDS encoding glycosyltransferase family 4 protein gives rise to the protein MKILSVVLGIPPKNSAQWLRIKKQMDILSTLGNDVEICFYAREGKNLQFNPPFEYSLINVSPVNVHFKHFLKVLDNNYNLVFCNLSKTSFISSLSKIKGVPLILDNHGDSVSERQLLFNPGILESLYHKVLSFLSFRLSDRIICVSTSMIKDLKERGIPEEKLYYVTNATDLDFFKPLEKDEINETKMNLGLTDKLTFGYIGSGERWQGLDNLIKASKIMEDNDIFFLFAGFSKNEKRTYNSLFLPRVPREEVKFYYGVCDVLVLPRPYHKATEVAAPTKFAEYAAMGKPILTTNVGDAAGLVRKYNCGIVVDDNSPKNLLMGIRKFKSLPKRELLEMGENSRKMAEKEFSMEKMKQDLKKVIESL